Proteins from one Triticum aestivum cultivar Chinese Spring chromosome 7A, IWGSC CS RefSeq v2.1, whole genome shotgun sequence genomic window:
- the LOC123152718 gene encoding putative low molecular weight protein-tyrosine-phosphatase slr0328 isoform X1 gives MVAASVASTSTPAAYSSLAPNPTARDPVRTRRRTTHPLVAATNRHVHGRTVTSLRQIHPRDHFANPPRPVFVASAAEAEEMAAEASTPAPAEASAKPFAVLFVCLGNICRSPAAEAVFRNLVSKRGLESKFQIDSAGTIGYHEGDKADSRMISTSKKRGIEVTSISRPIKPSDFRNFDLILAMDRQNYEDILSSFDRWQHKETLPDSGPKKVKLMCSYCKRHTESEVPDPYYGGAKGFEKVLDLLEDACESLLDSIVAEKENVSA, from the exons ATGGTCGCTGCATCCGTCGCGTCGACCTCCACCCCCGCCGCGTACTCGTCCTTGGCTCCGAACCCGACAGCGCGTGACCCGGTTAGGACTAGGAGGCGCACTACTCATCCACTTGTGGCAGCCACCAATCGCCACGTGCACGGCCGCACTGTGACCAGTCTCCGCCAGATTCACCCTCGCGACCACTTTGCGAACCCTCCGCGGCCCGTATTCGTGGCGTCGGCGGCGGAAGCGGAAGAGATGGCCGCGGAGGCGAGTACTCCGGCGCCGGCCGAGGCCAGCGCGAAGCCCTTCGCCGTCCTCTTCGTCTGCCTCG GGAACATTTGTAGGAGTCCTGCAGCTGAAGCCGTCTTCCGGAACCTCGTCAGCAAGCGCGGACTTGAGTCCAAGTTTCAGATAGACTCTGCTGGTACCATAGGTTATCATGAG GGAGATAAGGCCGACTCAAGGATGATATCAACTTCCAAGAAGCGGGGGATTGAGGTGACCTCAATATCCAGGCCTATCAAACCCTCAGATTTCCGAAATTTTGATCTTATCCTTGCAATGGACAGGCAGAATTATG AagacattttgagctcatttgacAGATGGCAACACAAGGAGACTCTCCCAGATAGTGGACCCAAGAAG GTTAAGCTGATGTGCTCCTATTGCAAGCGGCATACGGAGTCTGAAGTTCCAGATCCTTACTATGGAGGCGCTAAGGGATTTGAAAAG
- the LOC123152718 gene encoding putative low molecular weight protein-tyrosine-phosphatase slr0328 isoform X2, which translates to MVAASVASTSTPAAYSSLAPNPTARDPVRTRRRTTHPLVAATNRHVHGRTVTSLRQIHPRDHFANPPRPVFVASAAEAEEMAAEASTPAPAEASAKPFAVLFVCLGNICRSPAAEAVFRNLVSKRGLESKFQIDSAGTIGYHEGDKADSRMISTSKKRGIEVTSISRPIKPSDFRNFDLILAMDRQNYDILSSFDRWQHKETLPDSGPKKVKLMCSYCKRHTESEVPDPYYGGAKGFEKVLDLLEDACESLLDSIVAEKENVSA; encoded by the exons ATGGTCGCTGCATCCGTCGCGTCGACCTCCACCCCCGCCGCGTACTCGTCCTTGGCTCCGAACCCGACAGCGCGTGACCCGGTTAGGACTAGGAGGCGCACTACTCATCCACTTGTGGCAGCCACCAATCGCCACGTGCACGGCCGCACTGTGACCAGTCTCCGCCAGATTCACCCTCGCGACCACTTTGCGAACCCTCCGCGGCCCGTATTCGTGGCGTCGGCGGCGGAAGCGGAAGAGATGGCCGCGGAGGCGAGTACTCCGGCGCCGGCCGAGGCCAGCGCGAAGCCCTTCGCCGTCCTCTTCGTCTGCCTCG GGAACATTTGTAGGAGTCCTGCAGCTGAAGCCGTCTTCCGGAACCTCGTCAGCAAGCGCGGACTTGAGTCCAAGTTTCAGATAGACTCTGCTGGTACCATAGGTTATCATGAG GGAGATAAGGCCGACTCAAGGATGATATCAACTTCCAAGAAGCGGGGGATTGAGGTGACCTCAATATCCAGGCCTATCAAACCCTCAGATTTCCGAAATTTTGATCTTATCCTTGCAATGGACAGGCAGAATTATG acattttgagctcatttgacAGATGGCAACACAAGGAGACTCTCCCAGATAGTGGACCCAAGAAG GTTAAGCTGATGTGCTCCTATTGCAAGCGGCATACGGAGTCTGAAGTTCCAGATCCTTACTATGGAGGCGCTAAGGGATTTGAAAAG